Part of the Sphingomonadaceae bacterium OTU29LAMAA1 genome, CTGGTACGACCTGCGCAACTATCGGCTCAATCCGCCGGTCGGCTTCGACATCCACTGGAGCCGCATCGTCGACCTGCCGCTCGCCGGCCTCATCCTGTTCTTCCGCCTGTTCACCAGCAACTTCTGGGCGGAACGGCTCGCGTGCGGCATCGCGCCGCTGATCCCGCTGTCGATCACCATGCTCGGTGTCGCCGTTACCGTCCGCCGGCTGATCCATCCCCTGGCATGGCCGCTGGCGATCGTCTTCCTGCTCGGCACCGCCGCGACGATGCTGATGTTCCTGCCCGAACGCATCGACCACCACGGCTGGCAATTGGCGATGCTCAGCCTCACCGTCGCTGGCCTGTGCGATCCGAAAGGCGCACGCGGCGGCCTGATGGTCGGCCTCGCCAGCGCGGTCAGCCTGTCGATCGGGCTGGAGATGCTGCCCTATTGCGCGATGGCCGGCGCGATCCTCGCGCTGCGCTGGGTCTGGGACCGCGCCGAATCCATGCGGCTACAGGCCTATGCCCTCAGCCTCGGCGGCGGCAGCGCCTTGGGCTTCGCCGCCTTCGCCTCCAACGCCAATTACGCGATGCGCTGCGACGCGCTGACGCCGGTCTGGCTCAGCGTCACCGTCGCGGCGGGCGCGCTGCTGTTCCTGCTCGCCCGGCTCAACCCCGCCTCGCGCGGCGTCCGCATCGGCCTGTCGGTCGCCGCCGGCGCGGTGATCGTCGCGGGCTTCGTCCACTTCTTCCCGCAATGCCTCGGCCGCCCCGAAGGCGTCTCGCCCGAGCTGGAGAAGAACTGGCTCAACAACGTCCGCGAAGCCAAGCCGATCTACAAACACCCCTTCCGCCTCGGCTTTCCGATCGCCGCGCTGCCGATCGTCGGCGTGTTCGGCGTCATCCTCGGCGCGTGGCGCGCACGTGGGACTCGCGCGCTGATCGGCTGGACCGCCGTCGCGCTGTTCGTCACCTTCGCCTGCCTGATGCTGCTGTGGCAGGTCCGCGCCGGCCCCGCGGCGCAATTGCTCGCCGTACCGGGCGCGACCCTGCTCGGCTGGATCGTCCTGCCCTGGCTGCTCAACCACCGCTCGATGCCGGTACGCGTCGGCGGCACGGTGGCGGCGTTCCTGATCGTCTCCGGCCTGTTCGCCGGGCTGATCATCAAATACCTGCCCGTCGACCGCCCCAACGCCTATACCAAACGGGTCAACGGCTCGACCGGCAATTGCGTCCGCTACACCGTGCTCAAGGCGCTCGACCGATACCCGGCGCAGACGATCTTCACCTTCACCGATCTCGGCCCTCGGCTGATCACCGTGACCCACCACGACGCCATCGCCGGCCCCTATCACCGCAACGGCGATGCGATCCTCGACGTCCAGCACGCCTTCGGCCGTTCGGCCAACGAAGCGCATGCCATCATCCGCCGCCACGGCGCGACGATGCTGATGGTCTGCCCCAACCATTCGGAATCGACCAACTACCGCGCGCGCAACCCCGGCGGCTTCTACGACCAGCTCGCCCACGGCGAAGTACCAACGTGGCTCACCCCCCTGCCCCTGCCGAAGGGCTCGCCGCTCCGGCTGTTCAAGGTCGATTGAGCGGCCCGCGCAGCGTTTAAAATGTTCGCGCAGAGGCGCAGAGAACGCAGAGTTGCGTTGGCAACGACGGCGGTGAACAGCAACGCACGTTGCGTTGGGAGAGGGCTGCGCTCGCCAAGTGCGATCTCTGCGTCCTCCGCGCCTCTGCGCGCAAAAATCTGATCGTTAGCGCAAGCTGACCTGCAACCCGTCCATCACGAACTGCACCGCCAGCGCCGCCAGCAGCACGCCCAGCAGCCGCGTGATCACCGCCTCGATCCGCGCGCCCAGCAACCGCATCAGCGGCCCCGCCGCCAGCAATGCGGCGAGCGTCAGCAA contains:
- a CDS encoding AcrB/AcrD/AcrF family protein; amino-acid sequence: MNTPPRGRLADETDRHWIALTLIAWLAVAIWYVWSDWNLVRWLSLGDTDDNMRLMQVRAWLGGQGWYDLRNYRLNPPVGFDIHWSRIVDLPLAGLILFFRLFTSNFWAERLACGIAPLIPLSITMLGVAVTVRRLIHPLAWPLAIVFLLGTAATMLMFLPERIDHHGWQLAMLSLTVAGLCDPKGARGGLMVGLASAVSLSIGLEMLPYCAMAGAILALRWVWDRAESMRLQAYALSLGGGSALGFAAFASNANYAMRCDALTPVWLSVTVAAGALLFLLARLNPASRGVRIGLSVAAGAVIVAGFVHFFPQCLGRPEGVSPELEKNWLNNVREAKPIYKHPFRLGFPIAALPIVGVFGVILGAWRARGTRALIGWTAVALFVTFACLMLLWQVRAGPAAQLLAVPGATLLGWIVLPWLLNHRSMPVRVGGTVAAFLIVSGLFAGLIIKYLPVDRPNAYTKRVNGSTGNCVRYTVLKALDRYPAQTIFTFTDLGPRLITVTHHDAIAGPYHRNGDAILDVQHAFGRSANEAHAIIRRHGATMLMVCPNHSESTNYRARNPGGFYDQLAHGEVPTWLTPLPLPKGSPLRLFKVD